Proteins encoded within one genomic window of Neodiprion fabricii isolate iyNeoFabr1 chromosome 6, iyNeoFabr1.1, whole genome shotgun sequence:
- the LOC124184678 gene encoding testis-specific gene 10 protein isoform X5 translates to MADHRMNCLNREVTKLKGDLSIQNEQIHTLKLQLATKEKEIMRLKKMLDGGRPLSALTKDCFCKKFDKTHYGDGGDLKVLERAKQDLEEKLKDSMAKQHEAMSRALKLAERNEELEKELRDIDHIALAVEADCNSAVQENNKRVCRLQEKIEDLMTQVHVLESELTVERREAQELRADLEGCKIEKRNIQRVLESTLDEKKQMTDRINQLTILAAKTRSTSPTVTTQNVNGHKEDEVTKDVVDPVSNGMQAFENQKIENEKDSIINSLKKTIERLEIERDYYRNEYNKFRQEFNSLSNGDNADLWTQACELRRQLNEKEQAMAELQRENKALDREKFNLEARLQTSKTQQRRPCVPCSPYSPCRPAGSCNCSTASPPSRGDASSTKAVVERLERERDTARADVDRLVEERDALRERLKIAVDAHTSEQRRLRENLSEAETRLKQLETERQDLMLSQGTRRATINGLEDQLEDLKQELRRTKEELSTQRTQYFQLRALQEQTDQALGDVQGQLGQSETELSKMLDHKRNVEQQQMQLDNQVKELKQECNMLRSNLAQLDQEKDQLLMNLDEKTERIAALEREVRFKEQQANGLEQQVTDFHQKYQICVDQTAEQERQLRTMEVEINNLQRQLASTSMDRENAIRENSRIQDDLAAVTCECRNLQRELEASRAESHDLKRQLQTYVTEVRRAEELLNRKENERSEMLNHFRSLSLEATVLETNNQSLESEAAEARGALQTAQDRLLDLERQIADRDCLIRGYETQIAELTQNVASMETQLHQESEQRRRAESDLNAVRDLCVKLDQQKESLEVQLVDKEAMRAQCESQLARLKAEQNIVQDQMSRDNAAVDRLEAMLNQARQESLNNQTTNQELQSEMARLKQKISDLQNKLHTETSELRRYQNQAAEYSKQISELRRQMTNERFDRARKEEESRRTSSPSSSEKQTCPPCTAFKGPTPAPRPDPKTVNQWKIPAPR, encoded by the exons ATGGCAGACCACAGAATGAACTGTTTAAATCGTGAGGTAACCAAACTCAAAGGTGATCTCTCGATACAAAATGAGCAGATACATACACTCAAATTACAG CTAGCCACaaaggaaaaggaaataaTGCGTTTGAAGAAAATGTTAGATGGTGGTCGTCCCTTGTCTGCATTAACTAAAGATTgcttttgtaaaaaattcgacaaaacTCACTACGGAGATGGTGGCGATCTGAAGGTTTTAGAACGTGCAAAGCAAGACTTAGAAGAAAAGTTAAAGG ATTCAATGGCTAAACAGCACGAAGCTATGTCTAGAGCCTTGAAATTAGCTGAAAGAAATGAGGAACTTGAAAAAGAGCTAAGAGACATTGATCACATTGCACTAGCTGTAGAGGCAGATTGTAACAGTGCTGTGCAAGAGAATAACAAGAGAGTATGCAGATTACAG gaaaaaattgaagaccTTATGACGCAAGTCCATGTGCTGGAAAGTGAGTTAACCGTCGAACGTAGAGAAGCGCAAGAATTAAGAGCAGATTTAGAGGGttgcaaaatagaaaaacggAACATCCAACGTGTGTTGGAGTCTActttagatgaaaaaaaacagatgACCGATAGGATAAATCAATTGACAATTCTAG cAGCCAAAACTAGATCTACGTCACCCACAGTGACCACACAAAATGTGAATGGTCACAAAGAGGATGAAGTTACTAAGGATGTTGTGGACCCTGTATCAAATGGAATGCAGgcttttgaaaatcagaaaatagaaaacgaGAAGGACTCTATAATCAATTCC TTGAAGAAAACGATAGAACGACTGGAAATTGAAAGGGACTATTATCGAAATGAATACAACAAATTCAGACAAGAGTTTAACTCCCTATCAAATGGAGATAAT GCTGACTTGTGGACTCAGGCTTGCGAACTAAGGCGTCAGCTAAACGAGAAGGAACAAGCTATGGCTGAACTTCAGCGAGAAAATAAAGCCTTGGATCGTGAGAAGTTCAATTTGGAAGCGAGGCTGCAGACCTCGAAAACCCAGCAACGGAGGCCGTGCGTTCCTTGCAGTCCGTACAGTCCTTGTAGGCCAGCCGGCTCTTGTAATTGTTCAACAGCATCTCCCCCCTCTCGTGGTGATGCGAGTTCAACCAAG GCCGTGGTAGAGCGATTAGAACGTGAAAGGGATACAGCAAGAGCGGACGTTGATCGATTGGTGGAAGAACGCGATGCTTTGCGCGAACGACTTAAG ATAGCAGTAGACGCTCATACATCTGAGCAGCGTAGATTGAGGGAAAATCTGTCGGAAGCAGAGACACGACTGAAGCAGTTAGAAACAGAAAGACAGGATCTAATGCTTTCTCAAGGCACTCGACGTGCAACAATAAATGGCTTGGAAGATCAGTTGGAAGATTTAAAACAAGAATTAAGGCGGACTAAAGAAGAACTGTCAACTCAACGTACTCAGTACTTCCAGCTCAG AGCATTGCAGGAGCAAACTGACCAGGCTCTTGGCGATGTTCAGGGGCAACTTGGTCAATCAGAAACAGAATTGAGCAAAATGCTAGATCATAAAAGAAATGTAGAACAGCAGCAAATGCAACTCGATAATCAAGTCAAGGAGTTGAAACAGGAGTGCAACATGTTGCGGTCGAACTTGGCGCAGTTGGATCAAGAAAAAGATCAATTATTG ATGAATCTGGATGAAAAAACAGAGAGGATAGCTGCACTGGAACGTGAAGTTAGGTTCAAAGAACAACAGGCCAATGGACTGGAGCAACAGGTCACAGATTTCCATCAAAAATATCA aaTATGCGTGGACCAAACTGCCGAGCAGGAGCGACAGTTGCGTACAATGGAGGTGGAGATAAACAATCTTCAGCGTCAATTGGCGTCAACGTCAATGGACCGAGAAAATGCAATTCGGGAAAATTCACGGATTCAAGATGACCTGGCAGCCGTAACTTGCGAATGTCGCAATCTCCAGCGAGAATTAGAAGCATCTAGGGCGGAATCTCATGATTTAAAACGTCAACTGCAAACTTACGTCACTGAGGTTCGTCGAGCAGAAGAACTGTTAAATAGGAAG GAAAATGAAAGATCTGAAATGCTGAACCATTTTAGAAGTTTGAGCTTGGAAGCTACAGTCTTGGAAACTAATAATCAAAGTTTAGAATCTGAGGCTGCAGAAGCCAGAGGTGCTCTTCAGACTGCGCAGGATCGTTTGCTTGATCTGGAAAGGCAGATCGCTGATCGAGATTGTCTGATAAGGGGCTATGAAACTCAg ATTGCAGAGCTAACGCAAAATGTTGCCAGTATGGAAACGCAGCTGCATCAAGAAAGTGAACAGAGACGGCGGGCCGAAAGTGATCTTAATGCAGTTAGGGACCTTTGCGTTAAATTAGATCAACAAAAAGAATCTCTTGAGGTACAGCTCGTTGACAAAGAAGCAATGAGAGCGCAG tgCGAATCCCAACTTGCGAGATTGAAAGCCGAGCAAAACATCGTGCAAGATCAGATGAGTAGAGATAACGCAGCTGTTGATAGACTGGAAGCAATGTTGAATCAAGCAAGACAAGAATCCTTGAACAATCAGACAACGAATCAGGAACTTCAAAGCGAAATGGCCAGGCTTAAGCAGAAGATCAGTGATCTccaaaataaatt GCACACAGAAACATCTGAGCTAAGGAGATATCAAAACCAAGCTGCCGAATACAGTAAGCAGATAAGTGAGTTACGTCGTCAGATGACTAATGAAAGATTTGATAGAgcaagaaaagaagaagaaagtaGGAG AACGAGTTCTCCGAGTAGTTCTGAGAAACAAACTTGTCCTCCGTGTACTGCTTTCAAAGGTCCTACTCCTGCCCCACGCCCAGACCCTAAGACTGTTAATCAGTGGAAGATTCCGGCACCCAGGTAG
- the LOC124184678 gene encoding centrosomal protein of 135 kDa isoform X4 codes for MEEDYNLAERYRIVRKHLDRLGYRQALSLDALPLIEKLLADLIQTTDSLKHFKSVAQDNIEACSQLQLATEPYKCDNARLVQECNELHLKLLDTNESHQKQIKELKKQVRKLEIDNSDLQLVSSRNNKKIKDLEAESAGKSAKILELQGKCCKPVISNTNLATKKRACYPLRRPTLEADPLPRTGSSSTTLPSSRHVEPHVFDLLEMADHRMNCLNREVTKLKGDLSIQNEQIHTLKLQLATKEKEIMRLKKMLDGGRPLSALTKDCFCKKFDKTHYGDGGDLKVLERAKQDLEEKLKDSMAKQHEAMSRALKLAERNEELEKELRDIDHIALAVEADCNSAVQENNKRVCRLQEKIEDLMTQVHVLESELTVERREAQELRADLEGCKIEKRNIQRVLESTLDEKKQMTDRINQLTILAAKTRSTSPTVTTQNVNGHKEDEVTKDVVDPVSNGMQAFENQKIENEKDSIINSLKKTIERLEIERDYYRNEYNKFRQEFNSLSNGDNADLWTQACELRRQLNEKEQAMAELQRENKALDREKFNLEARLQTSKTQQRRPCVPCSPYSPCRPAGSCNCSTASPPSRGDASSTKAVVERLERERDTARADVDRLVEERDALRERLKIAVDAHTSEQRRLRENLSEAETRLKQLETERQDLMLSQGTRRATINGLEDQLEDLKQELRRTKEELSTQRTQYFQLRALQEQTDQALGDVQGQLGQSETELSKMLDHKRNVEQQQMQLDNQVKELKQECNMLRSNLAQLDQEKDQLLMNLDEKTERIAALEREVRFKEQQANGLEQQVTDFHQKYQICVDQTAEQERQLRTMEVEINNLQRQLASTSMDRENAIRENSRIQDDLAAVTCECRNLQRELEASRAESHDLKRQLQTYVTEVRRAEELLNRKENERSEMLNHFRSLSLEATVLETNNQSLESEAAEARGALQTAQDRLLDLERQIADRDCLIRGYETQIAELTQNVASMETQLHQESEQRRRAESDLNAVRDLCVKLDQQKESLEVQLVDKEAMRAQCESQLARLKAEQNIVQDQMSRDNAAVDRLEAMLNQARQESLNNQTTNQELQSEMARLKQKISDLQNKLHTETSELRRYQNQAAEYSKQISELRRQMTNERFDRARKEEESRR; via the exons ATGGAGGAAGATTATAACTTGGCTGAAAGGTATCGGATAGTGAGAAAACACTTGGATCGATTAGGTTATCGGCAGGCATTATCATTGGATGCTTTGCCTCTGATTGAAAAGTTATTGGCAGATCTTATTCAGACAACTGACAGTCTCAAACACTTCAAGTCAGTTGCTCAAGATAACATAGAG GCATGTAGTCAGCTTCAACTGGCAACTGAGCCCTACAAATGTGACAACGCGAGGCTAGTACAGGAATGTAACGAGCTACACCTGAAATTGCTCGACACAAATGAAAGCCATCAGAAGCAAATCAAGGAGTTGAAAAAGCAAGTACGCAAGTTAGAAATCGACAATAGCGATCTTCAGTTAGTATCGTCtcgaaacaataaaaaaattaaagatctCGAGGCCGAATCAGCTGGAAAAAGTGCTAAAATTCTCGAATTACAAGGCAAATGTTGTAAGCCTGTAATAAGCAACACTAATCTTG CTACCAAAAAACGAGCTTGCTATCCGCTGCGACGGCCGACGCTAGAGGCAGATCCTTTGCCAAGAACAGGAAGCAGTTCAACCACATTACCCAGTTCGAGACACGTTGAACCACACGTTTTTGATTTATTGGAAATGGCAGACCACAGAATGAACTGTTTAAATCGTGAGGTAACCAAACTCAAAGGTGATCTCTCGATACAAAATGAGCAGATACATACACTCAAATTACAG CTAGCCACaaaggaaaaggaaataaTGCGTTTGAAGAAAATGTTAGATGGTGGTCGTCCCTTGTCTGCATTAACTAAAGATTgcttttgtaaaaaattcgacaaaacTCACTACGGAGATGGTGGCGATCTGAAGGTTTTAGAACGTGCAAAGCAAGACTTAGAAGAAAAGTTAAAGG ATTCAATGGCTAAACAGCACGAAGCTATGTCTAGAGCCTTGAAATTAGCTGAAAGAAATGAGGAACTTGAAAAAGAGCTAAGAGACATTGATCACATTGCACTAGCTGTAGAGGCAGATTGTAACAGTGCTGTGCAAGAGAATAACAAGAGAGTATGCAGATTACAG gaaaaaattgaagaccTTATGACGCAAGTCCATGTGCTGGAAAGTGAGTTAACCGTCGAACGTAGAGAAGCGCAAGAATTAAGAGCAGATTTAGAGGGttgcaaaatagaaaaacggAACATCCAACGTGTGTTGGAGTCTActttagatgaaaaaaaacagatgACCGATAGGATAAATCAATTGACAATTCTAG cAGCCAAAACTAGATCTACGTCACCCACAGTGACCACACAAAATGTGAATGGTCACAAAGAGGATGAAGTTACTAAGGATGTTGTGGACCCTGTATCAAATGGAATGCAGgcttttgaaaatcagaaaatagaaaacgaGAAGGACTCTATAATCAATTCC TTGAAGAAAACGATAGAACGACTGGAAATTGAAAGGGACTATTATCGAAATGAATACAACAAATTCAGACAAGAGTTTAACTCCCTATCAAATGGAGATAAT GCTGACTTGTGGACTCAGGCTTGCGAACTAAGGCGTCAGCTAAACGAGAAGGAACAAGCTATGGCTGAACTTCAGCGAGAAAATAAAGCCTTGGATCGTGAGAAGTTCAATTTGGAAGCGAGGCTGCAGACCTCGAAAACCCAGCAACGGAGGCCGTGCGTTCCTTGCAGTCCGTACAGTCCTTGTAGGCCAGCCGGCTCTTGTAATTGTTCAACAGCATCTCCCCCCTCTCGTGGTGATGCGAGTTCAACCAAG GCCGTGGTAGAGCGATTAGAACGTGAAAGGGATACAGCAAGAGCGGACGTTGATCGATTGGTGGAAGAACGCGATGCTTTGCGCGAACGACTTAAG ATAGCAGTAGACGCTCATACATCTGAGCAGCGTAGATTGAGGGAAAATCTGTCGGAAGCAGAGACACGACTGAAGCAGTTAGAAACAGAAAGACAGGATCTAATGCTTTCTCAAGGCACTCGACGTGCAACAATAAATGGCTTGGAAGATCAGTTGGAAGATTTAAAACAAGAATTAAGGCGGACTAAAGAAGAACTGTCAACTCAACGTACTCAGTACTTCCAGCTCAG AGCATTGCAGGAGCAAACTGACCAGGCTCTTGGCGATGTTCAGGGGCAACTTGGTCAATCAGAAACAGAATTGAGCAAAATGCTAGATCATAAAAGAAATGTAGAACAGCAGCAAATGCAACTCGATAATCAAGTCAAGGAGTTGAAACAGGAGTGCAACATGTTGCGGTCGAACTTGGCGCAGTTGGATCAAGAAAAAGATCAATTATTG ATGAATCTGGATGAAAAAACAGAGAGGATAGCTGCACTGGAACGTGAAGTTAGGTTCAAAGAACAACAGGCCAATGGACTGGAGCAACAGGTCACAGATTTCCATCAAAAATATCA aaTATGCGTGGACCAAACTGCCGAGCAGGAGCGACAGTTGCGTACAATGGAGGTGGAGATAAACAATCTTCAGCGTCAATTGGCGTCAACGTCAATGGACCGAGAAAATGCAATTCGGGAAAATTCACGGATTCAAGATGACCTGGCAGCCGTAACTTGCGAATGTCGCAATCTCCAGCGAGAATTAGAAGCATCTAGGGCGGAATCTCATGATTTAAAACGTCAACTGCAAACTTACGTCACTGAGGTTCGTCGAGCAGAAGAACTGTTAAATAGGAAG GAAAATGAAAGATCTGAAATGCTGAACCATTTTAGAAGTTTGAGCTTGGAAGCTACAGTCTTGGAAACTAATAATCAAAGTTTAGAATCTGAGGCTGCAGAAGCCAGAGGTGCTCTTCAGACTGCGCAGGATCGTTTGCTTGATCTGGAAAGGCAGATCGCTGATCGAGATTGTCTGATAAGGGGCTATGAAACTCAg ATTGCAGAGCTAACGCAAAATGTTGCCAGTATGGAAACGCAGCTGCATCAAGAAAGTGAACAGAGACGGCGGGCCGAAAGTGATCTTAATGCAGTTAGGGACCTTTGCGTTAAATTAGATCAACAAAAAGAATCTCTTGAGGTACAGCTCGTTGACAAAGAAGCAATGAGAGCGCAG tgCGAATCCCAACTTGCGAGATTGAAAGCCGAGCAAAACATCGTGCAAGATCAGATGAGTAGAGATAACGCAGCTGTTGATAGACTGGAAGCAATGTTGAATCAAGCAAGACAAGAATCCTTGAACAATCAGACAACGAATCAGGAACTTCAAAGCGAAATGGCCAGGCTTAAGCAGAAGATCAGTGATCTccaaaataaatt GCACACAGAAACATCTGAGCTAAGGAGATATCAAAACCAAGCTGCCGAATACAGTAAGCAGATAAGTGAGTTACGTCGTCAGATGACTAATGAAAGATTTGATAGAgcaagaaaagaagaagaaagtaGGAGGTAA